The Bacteroidetes bacterium GWF2_43_63 genome window below encodes:
- a CDS encoding methylmalonyl-CoA carboxyltransferase, which yields MSIEQKIADLMELREKARLGGGKKRIESQHAKGKLTARERIFKLLDEGSFEEYDMFVTHNCHDFGLENELYLSDGVVTGSGTIDGRLVFVFSQDFTVFGGSLSESYAKKICKIMDMAMKVGAPVIGINDSGGARIQEGVKSLGGYADIFQRNILASGVVPQLSAIFGPCAGGAVYSPALTDFIIMTKKNSYMFVTGPKVVKTVTGEVVTDDELGGAGIHSSKSGVCHVAVEDEEEGIACLRRMLGFMPQNCMEDPFVLENNDPINRLDEPLNHIIPDNPNKPYDVKDIIKTIVDNQDFLEVHQRYAQNIVVGFARFDGAPVGIVANQPKYLAGVLDIEASRKGARFVRFCDAFNIPIVTLVDVPGFLPGTAQEYGGIIINGAKLLYAYGEATVPKITITLRKSYGGAHDVMGCKQLRGDLNYAWPTAEIAVMGAKGAIEVLEGKAMKGMDSDEIRQAFIAEKEKEYADLFATPYQAAKYGYIDDVIEPRNTRYRIIRGLQSIAGKKDSNPPKKHDNLPL from the coding sequence ATGTCCATTGAACAAAAGATTGCCGACCTGATGGAGCTTCGCGAGAAAGCGCGTCTGGGCGGAGGGAAAAAGAGAATTGAATCTCAACACGCCAAAGGAAAACTCACCGCCCGTGAACGAATTTTCAAACTGCTTGACGAAGGCAGCTTCGAAGAGTATGACATGTTTGTAACCCACAACTGTCATGATTTCGGACTCGAAAACGAACTTTATTTATCAGACGGCGTTGTGACCGGAAGCGGTACCATCGACGGACGTCTGGTATTTGTGTTTTCGCAGGATTTCACCGTTTTTGGAGGATCACTTTCCGAATCTTACGCTAAGAAAATCTGCAAAATAATGGACATGGCCATGAAAGTTGGTGCACCCGTTATCGGCATCAACGACTCTGGTGGAGCCCGAATTCAGGAAGGCGTAAAAAGTCTTGGCGGTTATGCCGACATATTCCAGCGTAACATTCTGGCCTCAGGCGTTGTTCCGCAGCTTTCAGCTATATTTGGTCCCTGCGCCGGCGGAGCTGTTTACTCCCCTGCTCTGACCGACTTCATCATCATGACGAAGAAAAACAGCTACATGTTTGTTACCGGCCCAAAAGTGGTGAAAACGGTAACCGGTGAAGTTGTAACCGACGACGAATTAGGCGGAGCCGGCATCCATTCTTCAAAATCAGGAGTTTGCCACGTTGCTGTTGAAGACGAAGAAGAAGGCATTGCTTGTTTACGCAGAATGCTGGGATTTATGCCGCAAAACTGCATGGAAGATCCATTCGTTCTTGAAAACAACGACCCCATCAACCGTCTCGACGAGCCCCTCAATCATATTATTCCGGACAATCCGAATAAGCCGTATGATGTAAAAGACATCATAAAAACCATTGTTGACAATCAGGATTTCCTGGAAGTACATCAGCGATACGCACAGAATATCGTGGTAGGCTTTGCCCGTTTCGACGGAGCTCCGGTAGGTATTGTTGCCAATCAGCCAAAATATCTGGCTGGCGTGCTCGACATTGAAGCATCACGTAAAGGTGCACGTTTTGTACGTTTCTGCGACGCTTTCAATATTCCGATCGTTACTTTGGTTGACGTTCCGGGCTTCCTGCCTGGCACTGCTCAGGAATACGGCGGAATCATCATTAACGGAGCAAAACTTTTATATGCCTATGGCGAAGCCACTGTTCCTAAAATTACAATCACGCTGCGCAAATCTTACGGCGGCGCCCACGATGTAATGGGTTGCAAACAGCTGCGCGGAGACCTGAATTATGCATGGCCTACTGCTGAAATCGCTGTTATGGGAGCCAAAGGCGCCATTGAAGTGTTGGAAGGCAAAGCTATGAAAGGCATGGACAGCGACGAAATTCGTCAGGCATTCATCGCAGAAAAGGAGAAGGAATATGCCGATCTTTTTGCCACTCCATATCAGGCAGCCAAATACGGCTACATCGACGATGTAATTGAACCGCGCAACACACGCTACCGCATTATCCGCGGTCTGCAGAGTATTGCAGGCAAAAAAGATTCAAATCCGCCTAAGAAGCACGATAATCTCCCACTCTAA
- a CDS encoding tellurium resistance protein TerC — MEFSTHFYFWAAFIAVYLIVFVIDMYVTSHRKKDMSVGIALRWTALWVSIALAYGFAILFFYPDNGSVEIKGLMFQKFLAGYLTEYSLSIDNLFVFIMIFSLMGVHEKNQPKLLKLGILLSIVLRILFILVGMELVERFHWIIYIFGAILLFTAYKMAFTAEDDQIDPKGNFLYKSASKMFPVDPDPDKGSFFSRINGKFHITMVSLVFLVIGSTDVLFAVDSIPAIIGVIKEGAAGILTPEEDNFIAITSNVFAVMGLVSLFFALKGIMGLFRYLKQGVSFILFFIGVKMMLPALGFINEGVGKSIEEFFKNNSWISLTVIIGTLALSILLSIAIKEKEELVETGHTLEKMQADEPIQLAEIESLKAENERLKKEIEELKKSKN; from the coding sequence ATGGAATTCTCAACACATTTCTATTTCTGGGCTGCCTTTATCGCAGTTTATCTCATTGTGTTTGTTATTGATATGTATGTTACTTCCCATCGGAAGAAAGACATGTCGGTGGGTATTGCACTTCGCTGGACAGCGCTCTGGGTATCAATTGCATTGGCTTATGGATTTGCTATTTTGTTTTTCTATCCCGATAATGGCTCAGTGGAGATCAAGGGATTGATGTTTCAGAAGTTTTTGGCGGGTTATCTCACCGAATATTCTCTGTCTATTGACAACCTCTTTGTATTTATCATGATTTTCTCGCTCATGGGCGTTCATGAAAAGAATCAACCAAAGTTGTTGAAACTGGGTATTTTGCTTTCAATCGTTCTCCGGATTTTGTTTATCCTTGTCGGGATGGAGCTTGTAGAACGTTTCCATTGGATTATTTATATTTTTGGTGCTATTCTGCTGTTTACCGCTTACAAAATGGCATTCACTGCCGAAGATGACCAGATAGACCCCAAAGGAAATTTCCTGTATAAATCCGCTTCAAAAATGTTTCCGGTTGATCCGGATCCTGACAAAGGCAGTTTCTTCTCGCGCATCAATGGAAAGTTTCATATCACCATGGTGTCGCTTGTATTTCTTGTGATCGGCTCAACCGACGTATTATTTGCAGTTGACTCCATTCCTGCCATCATCGGCGTTATCAAGGAGGGTGCTGCCGGTATTCTGACCCCTGAAGAAGACAATTTTATTGCAATTACATCCAATGTTTTCGCTGTAATGGGACTTGTATCCCTCTTCTTTGCTCTTAAAGGAATCATGGGCTTATTCCGCTATCTCAAGCAAGGTGTCAGCTTCATTCTATTCTTTATTGGTGTGAAAATGATGCTGCCAGCTTTAGGGTTCATTAATGAAGGTGTTGGGAAAAGTATTGAAGAATTCTTTAAAAACAATTCATGGATTTCGCTAACAGTTATTATTGGTACACTCGCATTATCCATTCTTCTTTCAATTGCAATCAAGGAAAAAGAAGAATTGGTTGAAACAGGTCATACTCTTGAAAAAATGCAAGCCGACGAACCAATTCAGCTGGCGGAGATTGAATCATTGAAGGCCGAAAACGAACGCCTTAAGAAAGAAATAGAGGAACTGAAAAAATCAAAAAACTAA
- a CDS encoding methylmalonyl-CoA epimerase yields the protein MEISHIEHIGIAVKDLTESIKYYEEVLGLKCYAIEEVADQKVKTAFFMVGQTKIELLESTDPEGPIGKFIEKKGEGIHHLAFAVNNIESALAEAETKGVQLIDKTPRKGAEGLTIGFLHPKSTIGVLTEFCENKNNK from the coding sequence ATGGAAATATCTCATATCGAACACATCGGTATTGCTGTTAAAGACCTGACAGAGAGTATAAAGTACTACGAAGAAGTTCTTGGATTGAAATGCTACGCCATCGAAGAGGTAGCCGATCAGAAAGTTAAGACCGCCTTTTTCATGGTTGGTCAGACTAAAATCGAATTGCTTGAAAGCACCGACCCTGAAGGTCCCATTGGAAAATTTATTGAGAAAAAAGGCGAAGGCATTCATCATTTGGCTTTCGCAGTAAATAATATTGAATCAGCGCTGGCCGAAGCCGAAACAAAAGGGGTTCAGCTTATTGATAAAACACCCCGCAAAGGAGCCGAAGGTCTGACCATTGGATTCCTGCATCCGAAATCGACCATAGGAGTACTCACCGAATTCTGCGAAAATAAAAATAACAAGTAA
- a CDS encoding 4Fe-4S ferredoxin, with translation MKRQIIEIDEELCNGCGICADGCHEGALQVINGKAILINDLLCDGLGACIGGCPEGAITITEREAEPYDEDKVMEHLYMKGKDVVIAHLKHLKDHNEHIWLKKGVEWMQKNQDRLGFDMMEVVYVVHNHHKEGEACGCQGSAHREIKHESKPDVIAADQPSALEQWPVQMHLINPQSSVFHNADLLMAADCVAFSMGNFHSKWLKGKKLAIACPKLDSNKESYIEKLTSMIDDAKVNTITVMMMEVPCCHGLMKLVQMALEKATRKVPVKAIVVSVSGEVLSEEWA, from the coding sequence ATGAAACGCCAGATTATTGAAATCGATGAAGAATTATGCAACGGCTGTGGAATTTGTGCCGATGGTTGCCACGAAGGTGCATTGCAAGTCATTAACGGAAAAGCAATTCTGATCAACGATTTACTATGTGACGGGCTTGGAGCCTGCATCGGGGGCTGTCCCGAAGGTGCTATAACCATTACTGAGCGTGAAGCTGAACCATACGACGAAGATAAAGTGATGGAGCATTTATATATGAAAGGTAAAGACGTTGTAATTGCTCATCTCAAACATTTGAAAGATCACAACGAACATATCTGGCTTAAAAAAGGCGTGGAGTGGATGCAGAAAAATCAGGACAGGCTTGGCTTTGACATGATGGAAGTTGTTTATGTAGTGCACAATCATCACAAAGAAGGCGAAGCTTGCGGATGTCAGGGCTCAGCTCACCGCGAAATCAAACATGAATCAAAGCCCGATGTCATTGCTGCCGATCAGCCTTCTGCGCTCGAGCAATGGCCGGTTCAGATGCATCTGATCAATCCGCAGTCGTCGGTTTTCCACAATGCCGATCTTCTGATGGCGGCTGATTGTGTGGCTTTCAGCATGGGGAATTTCCACAGCAAATGGCTGAAAGGTAAAAAACTGGCCATCGCTTGTCCGAAACTCGACAGCAACAAAGAATCTTATATTGAGAAGCTCACGTCGATGATCGACGATGCCAAAGTGAACACTATAACCGTGATGATGATGGAAGTTCCGTGTTGTCATGGCTTAATGAAGCTGGTTCAGATGGCGCTTGAGAAAGCCACACGCAAAGTGCCGGTAAAAGCCATTGTCGTCAGTGTCTCCGGTGAAGTGCTGAGCGAAGAGTGGGCGTAA